The DNA sequence ACGATGGAATCATACGATGTCGTGGTCGTCGCCCGCCGTCTCAGTTTATGATGGAAACGAAAGGAGGAGGAAAAGATGCGAAAACGATGGATGATGCCGCTTGCCGCCATTTGCGCGTTAGCGGTCAGCCTTTGTGCCGGCTGCGGCGGCCAAGACGAGGAGCGGCCGGAAAAACGCAACCAGTCGTCGAACATGGGCGGCGGGATGAACACGTCCGGCACCGGCCGATCACATCCCCTTTGTTTGCCACAAGACGAAGAATATATTAAGATTAGAAAGGTGTGAAAACATCTGCATGACTAAAGGAGGTCACAATGAAACACGAAGGAAGCGCTTTACCCCCTTACTTGCATATGGACAACGGAGAGCTTTGGCTCACCGAAGATGACCGCGACAATTTGAAAATTAGCTACCGGATCAAAGAGGTGATCTTTGCCGAGCCATCCGAGTATCAGCATGTCATGATTTTGGATTCGTATGATTTTGGCCGCATGCTCGTACTGGACGGCGTCGTGCAAACGACCTCGATTGACGGCCATATTTATAATGAGATGATTTCGCACGTGCCGCTTCAGTTTCATCCGGAAGCCAAACGGGCGCTGATCATCGGCGGGGGAGACTGCGGGGCAGCCAGAGAAACGGCTAAGTATGCCCGCCTCGAGGCGATCGAGATGGTGGAAATTGATGAGAAGGTCGTCCGGGCGTGCAAAGAACATTTGCCGGCTGTCTCCGGCAATTTGTCCGACCCGCGCGTCCACTTCATTTATGGCGACGGTGTCGCCTTTGTGCGCGGAAAGGAACGCGAGTACGACGTCATCATGATCGACTCCTCCGACCCGGTCGGCCCGGCTGAGGCGCTGTTTTCACCGGAGTTTTATGCCAACGTGCACCGGGCATTAAAAGAGGACGGGCTCATGGTGTGCCAAAGCCAGTCGCCCATTTTCCATCTCGATATTTTGAAGCGGACATACCGCA is a window from the Geobacillus stearothermophilus ATCC 12980 genome containing:
- the speE gene encoding polyamine aminopropyltransferase: MKHEGSALPPYLHMDNGELWLTEDDRDNLKISYRIKEVIFAEPSEYQHVMILDSYDFGRMLVLDGVVQTTSIDGHIYNEMISHVPLQFHPEAKRALIIGGGDCGAARETAKYARLEAIEMVEIDEKVVRACKEHLPAVSGNLSDPRVHFIYGDGVAFVRGKEREYDVIMIDSSDPVGPAEALFSPEFYANVHRALKEDGLMVCQSQSPIFHLDILKRTYRNIRELFPHVLVYTAVVPTYPGGLWSFTIGSKRPLELPKQTAIPEDTKYVNDAVFRQCFALPSFLRAALEAENENTGK